Proteins encoded by one window of Lathyrus oleraceus cultivar Zhongwan6 chromosome 1, CAAS_Psat_ZW6_1.0, whole genome shotgun sequence:
- the LOC127105416 gene encoding secreted RxLR effector protein 161-like, translating into MADSNVAFSLIEQNLKLEKHVEEDKVDVTLFKQIVGSLWYVCNNRPGIGFSVRLVNRYMDEPKVSHMNVARTILRYLKGSLNYGILFLQYIDDKEVVINYYSDPDWCGDKKDRRATTGYFFQVFGASNSWCSRKQHVVALSSSEVE; encoded by the coding sequence ATGGCTGATTCGAATGTTGCATTCTCACTTATCGAACAAAATTTGAAACTGGAGAAGCATGTAGAGGAGGATAAGGTTGATGtcactttgttcaaacaaattgtaGGATCTTTGTGGTACGTGTGCAATAATAGACCTGGTATAGGTTTCTCGGTCAGATTGGTGAATAGATACATGGATGAACCAAAGGTGTCACATATGAACGTTGCAAGGACAATCCTGAGATACCTAAAAGGATCATTAAATTATGGAATCTTGTTTCTACAATATATTGACGACAAAGAAGTTGTGATCAATTACTACTCAGATcctgattggtgtggagataaaAAGGATAGAAGAGCCACAACTGGCTATTTCTTTCAAGTGTTTGGTGCCTCAAActcatggtgctcgagaaagcaaCATGTGGTGGCATTATCATCAAGTGAGGTTGAGTAA